From a region of the Myxococcaceae bacterium JPH2 genome:
- a CDS encoding helix-turn-helix domain-containing protein → MLEPKPVSEYQIGRHMMSLWVPQAVHAAAELGLADALAQGPATPAQLAQRLGLHADATHRLLNALVVLDLVSVSDGTFGLTEQGAFLCSDSPKSRRAWARLMGGDSVWRAWGKLTDCVRTGAPAYAAGERRTSETETFDALAEDPVAAEVFHRAMADGTRGVAPDIIAALDFKGVRNIVDVGGGHGELLCAALEAHPQVRGEVFDLAHAKPGATALLARRGLSTRASFRAGDLFRERPPTADLLLMKSVIHDWDDARSLTILQRCREALSDDGTLVVIEPTAQPAGASVPPAFAWIVAFSDLNMLVNTGGRERTAAEFTALLERAELRVEQVRPTANGFYSNFVCRRAR, encoded by the coding sequence TCAGATTGGCCGCCACATGATGAGCCTGTGGGTGCCCCAAGCCGTCCACGCGGCGGCGGAGCTGGGCCTCGCGGATGCGCTCGCGCAAGGCCCCGCCACCCCCGCGCAGTTGGCCCAGCGACTCGGCCTCCACGCGGATGCCACGCATCGCCTGCTCAACGCGCTCGTCGTGCTCGACCTCGTCAGCGTGAGCGATGGAACCTTCGGGCTCACCGAGCAGGGGGCGTTCCTGTGCTCGGACTCACCCAAGTCGCGGCGCGCCTGGGCTCGGCTCATGGGGGGTGACTCCGTGTGGCGCGCCTGGGGCAAGCTCACCGACTGCGTGCGCACGGGCGCTCCCGCATATGCGGCGGGAGAACGGCGCACCTCGGAGACCGAGACCTTCGATGCGCTGGCGGAGGACCCCGTCGCCGCCGAGGTCTTCCACCGCGCCATGGCGGACGGCACGCGCGGCGTGGCTCCGGACATCATCGCGGCCCTGGACTTCAAAGGCGTCCGGAACATCGTGGACGTGGGCGGTGGGCACGGCGAACTCTTGTGCGCGGCCCTCGAGGCGCATCCCCAAGTGCGCGGCGAGGTCTTCGACCTGGCGCATGCGAAGCCCGGCGCCACCGCGCTCCTCGCGCGTCGTGGACTGTCAACGCGAGCCAGCTTCCGCGCGGGAGACCTGTTCCGCGAGCGGCCCCCCACGGCGGACCTGCTCTTGATGAAGAGCGTCATCCACGACTGGGACGATGCGCGCTCGCTCACGATTCTCCAGCGCTGCCGTGAGGCGTTGAGCGACGACGGAACCCTCGTGGTCATCGAGCCCACCGCACAGCCCGCGGGCGCGTCCGTGCCGCCGGCCTTCGCGTGGATCGTCGCGTTCAGCGACCTGAACATGTTGGTCAACACAGGCGGACGCGAGCGCACCGCCGCTGAGTTCACCGCGCTCCTGGAGCGGGCCGAGCTGCGCGTCGAGCAGGTCCGCCCCACGGCGAACGGCTTCTACAGCAACTTCGTCTGCCGGCGCGCCCGGTGA
- a CDS encoding PLP-dependent aminotransferase family protein yields the protein MDLHVNLQDRRDLAGQIYRALRAAILDGRLKPGERLPPTRDLARSLSVSRNTASVAYEWLTAEGLMAGRTRAGSFVQGAAASPGASAKAEPGVHLRARDIWSTLPPERVREAAVPYDFRVGVPDTRAFPFEAWRRLMARQFRATTRSEGYAETAGLRGLREAVSRHVGLARGVRASPDDILITSGAQQALDLIGRVFIEPGDCIALEEPGYSPARFLFQSMGARIVPVPVDAEGLVVSALPDSARLVYVTPSHQFPLGMALSPARRLALLEWAKRRDAVVIEDDYDSEFRFGGRPLETLHGLDRSGRVFYVGSFSKVMLPELRLGFLVAPPSVQGALRAAKRVTDWHTHLASQAALARFIDTGLLARHIRKMRREYEDRHERILEELDRAGGEWLQPLPSTAGLHLSVLLRKGGLRLERDVTTQAREAGVGIVNLSRYFLGKPARPGWVLGFGTLPAERIREGVRRLRGVLESSVATDD from the coding sequence ATGGACCTTCACGTCAACCTCCAGGACCGCCGAGACCTCGCGGGGCAGATTTACCGAGCGTTGCGGGCGGCCATACTCGATGGCCGGCTGAAGCCTGGGGAGCGGCTCCCTCCCACGCGTGACCTGGCCCGGAGCCTGTCGGTGTCCCGCAACACCGCGAGCGTGGCGTACGAGTGGCTGACCGCCGAGGGGCTCATGGCGGGGCGCACGCGCGCGGGGAGCTTCGTGCAAGGGGCCGCCGCCTCTCCGGGCGCGAGCGCGAAGGCGGAGCCCGGAGTGCACCTGCGCGCGCGGGACATCTGGAGCACGCTTCCCCCCGAGCGTGTCCGTGAGGCCGCCGTACCCTACGACTTTCGCGTGGGCGTCCCCGACACGCGGGCCTTCCCCTTCGAGGCGTGGCGCCGGCTCATGGCGCGCCAGTTTCGCGCCACGACCCGGTCCGAGGGCTACGCCGAGACCGCCGGCCTGCGCGGCCTTCGCGAGGCGGTGTCGCGCCACGTGGGGCTCGCGCGAGGTGTCCGCGCCAGTCCCGATGACATCCTCATCACGAGTGGAGCCCAGCAGGCGTTGGATCTCATCGGCCGCGTCTTCATCGAGCCGGGGGACTGCATCGCGTTGGAGGAGCCCGGCTATTCACCAGCGCGCTTCCTCTTCCAGTCCATGGGCGCGCGCATCGTCCCCGTTCCGGTGGACGCCGAGGGGCTCGTGGTGAGCGCGCTCCCGGACTCGGCGCGCCTCGTCTATGTGACGCCCTCGCACCAGTTCCCGCTCGGCATGGCCTTGTCGCCCGCGCGCAGGCTCGCGCTGCTGGAGTGGGCGAAGCGGCGCGACGCCGTCGTCATCGAGGACGACTACGACAGCGAGTTCCGCTTCGGTGGCCGCCCGCTGGAGACACTGCACGGATTGGATCGCTCGGGGCGAGTCTTCTACGTCGGCTCGTTCTCCAAGGTGATGTTGCCGGAGCTGCGGCTGGGATTCCTGGTCGCTCCGCCGTCTGTGCAGGGCGCGCTGCGCGCGGCGAAGCGGGTAACGGACTGGCATACCCATCTGGCTTCGCAGGCGGCGCTGGCTCGCTTCATCGACACGGGCCTCCTCGCGCGGCACATCCGGAAGATGCGTCGCGAGTACGAAGACCGCCACGAGCGCATCCTGGAGGAACTGGACCGCGCAGGGGGCGAGTGGCTCCAGCCGTTGCCCTCGACCGCCGGTCTGCACCTGAGCGTGCTGCTCCGGAAGGGTGGCTTGCGATTGGAGCGCGACGTCACGACGCAGGCGCGCGAAGCCGGCGTCGGGATTGTGAACCTCTCGCGTTACTTCCTGGGCAAGCCCGCGCGCCCAGGTTGGGTGCTGGGCTTCGGCACGCTCCCCGCGGAGCGCATTCGCGAGGGCGTGCGTCGTCTGCGCGGCGTCCTCGAGTCCTCCGTGGCCACCGACGATTGA